The window ttgtcttggatgctgtgcagctggattgATTTTTTCCAATACTTTTTACATTATActcttttgttatgatgcgtaaccatagcAACGGGGTGGTTTACAACAGGGAGCAACTGATTAACattgcagaagcagaaatgatACGACAACTGAAGCCAGAAATCCCAGATGAATTGAAAAGGAGGCGTCGTGGATCAAGAGCAGGAGCAAAGAGGAGAGCGAGAAGGAGGAAGTTCAAACCATCTCTGCCATCCATCATCATGGGCAACGTGAGATCGTTAGCTAACAAGTTGGATGAACTTCAAGCCCTGATAAGAACCCAGCAAGAGTATCGGGAATGAAGtattatgtgttttactgagACATGGCTGCAGGATCATATCCCCGACTCCAACGTCTCTCTGCCGGGCTTCCTGACTATACAGGCAGATCGAGATTTAATAAGTaacaggaaaaggaaaggaggtGGATTGgcagtctctttagtcaaaggcttcttcagattagctgtaaaacggaccgctacaggagatctttcctgcccacagccatcaccatctataataactccttgatttaaatgagctacgtgaacatttaatttccctttgggattaataaagtatttttgaattgaatttgaattgaattgcaAAAAAGCCAATGGTCTCCTACTTGTAGGAAGTCTGAACAAACATTTGAGAACAAACATAAGCTACAGCTACAACATTATCCTGCTCACAAGCTTCTGTGTTAAAGAAGGGGTAAACCCCACAACCTATGCAAAGTTTTTTCCTGCtccatcaaaaacaaaaaatactgtttctACATTGCTTCAGAAGATGTTCCTGGTAAAAGAAAGCAGTGTCTGAAGCATCCCCTTGGCTAAATCAGTGAAGTGTGGAGAGAGAAGATGAACACTTTGGCAAGGTCCTCAATTCAGACAAAGAACAAGCCTGAAGTGTTTTACATCTTAGCTTTACACTGATTTGTAACCACAGTAGCTGCTTTGTTCTGTGGGTGGTGGTGGGAGCCTGGCAAGGACAGGAAGGAAGATTCAAAGCAAATATTAAATTGATtaatacaaaatgttttggcaaacattaaagccataatagctgtcaaattATATgacttttcagtctttttgattagaatttttatgcttttaacaaTTTCTATActattaaattattgtttggAGGTTAATATAACTCAATCTTATCAGGGTTTTAGTACaaattgtgttagaaaacagcaaatattcctttGTTTACAATTAAATGCAATGTTCCAACATTTGCTTGAGAAATCTGCTATCACACCTAGAGATTgatgagaaacaacaacaatgctAGGGCAAGGAGCAGCTAAGATAACAGGTCAAGGGGGCTATATCATCATCTCCACCATCCAAGTATAGTACCAAGCTCCATTGAGAAGCCCTGAGAAACTGAATACAAGGGCAGACCTAAAAATGAAGATCATGATCAAGTTAAAAACCTATGACATGCACCCCTTTTTAAGGCTAAGTGACAAAGTACCCTCTGAAAGTCTGctagaagatgtgaatgcagcactgctAAGTATCCCTACTGACACCATCACAGAGACTAATAAGCTTGTACACACCACAGCAACACTGATACTTGACATACTTGGCTATAAGATCAAACCTACAAGCAAAAAGGAGCATTGTCCCCCATGGAGGAGGCTGGAAGCTAAGGTAGGttggtaggtacatttatttatatagcacttttcagcacaaggcaactcaaagtgctttacaacacaagaacaaaattacagacaaagttacagaacatgataatgacaggtactaattgtctaaataagctaagctaaaccaacagatctaagcatgactaaatgtgcagaactaaactaagctaaaactaacggtacNNNNNNNNNNNNNNNNNNNNNNNNNNNNNNNNNNNNNNNNNNNNNNNNNNNNNNNNNNNNNNNNNNNNNNNNNNNNNNNNNNNNNNNNNNNNNNNNNNNNNNNNNNNNNNNNNNNNNNNNNNNNNNNNNNNNNNNNNNNNNNNNNNNNNNNNNNNNNNNNNNNNNNNNNNNNNNNNNNNNNNNNNNNNNNNNNNNNNNNNNNNNNNNNNNNNNNNNNNNNNNNNNNNNNNNNNNNNNNNNNNNNNNNNNNNNNNNNNNNNNNNNNNNNNNNNNNNNNNNNNNNNNNNNNNNNNNNNNNNNNNNNNNNNNNNNNNNNNNNNNNNNNNNNNNNNNNNNNNNNNNNNNNNNNNNNNNNNNNNNNNNNNNNNNNNNNNNNNNNNNNNNNNNNNNNNNNNNNNNNNNNNNNNNNNNNNNNNNNNNNNNNNNNNNNNNNNNNNNNNNNNNNNNNNNNNNNNNNNNNNNNNNNNNNNNNNNNNNNNNNNNNNNNNNNNNNNNNNNNNNNNNNNNNNNNNNNNNNNNNNNNNNNNNNNNNNNNNNNNNNNNNNNNNNNNNNNNNNNNNNNNNNNNNNNNNNNNNNNNNNNNNNNNNNNNNNNNNNNNNNNNNNNNNNNNNNNNNNNNNNNNNNNNNNNNNNNNNNNNNNNNNNNNNNNNNNNNNNNNNNNNNNNNNNNNNNNNNNNNNNNNNNNNNNNNNNNNNNNNNNNNNNNGGGGGGCAGTTCaggggacagagagacagagagaaaagaaacacgtccgccttccaccagtagcagaaaaaaaaaaaaaaactaagatcAAGGCAACTCTGAGAGAAATCAGCCAATTGTCAGAGCAACAGAAAGGTGCAATGAAGTAAGACCAACCAAGAAGATATCACAACTTGTCCATAACCAAGGCTCTAGAAACTGCCAAACAGTGCGTCAAAACTCTGGCTACTGAAGAAGCAGAAGCGAGGAGAATAAACAGGGTATTCTCCACCGCACCATCCaaactgtatttaaattaatcattgatacaattatgatagaaacgatagagacaaTAGAAGAAAATACATCACGATAGACatttttctatcgtccccacgatatgtatcgtctAATCTGAACCAGCACTGATCTGAACACACCAATCTCCCAGAGCAAGAATCAGTAACAAGACAGAGTCTCAGGAATGAAAAGCTGGACTGCACCagggcctgacatgatccacacctactgGGTGAAGAAACTGACCGCTCTCCATGAACGCCTAGCAGCAAAAATGAACCAGCTACTAAATGGACCTACCTAGAGTGGTTAAAGTCAGCATCAAGTGTGTATATCAATGTAattagcaaggccacctgatttTTATACCCTCATCAAATCcaacatattttgataccatTATATAGATCTTTTtaagacaaatccaacacaatttgaatttttaaaatcagccgACTAgttaccaatttattgtcaaaaaatgatcTTCAGAATCGGTCTAAATTAATACAGTTCTTAAACAGGCAGCAATAgaaagtcctgtgtttaacttcctggaagTTCTGTTCTAACGCCGGGCTGAAGCTGgggaatcgctctgattggctggaaattttcagattattccttccCGGATAACACACAAGCAAAGCAGTCCAAAGTGCCAGCTCCCACTCGGCTCTTTTGCAACGTCCATCATAAACACTGAACgtccatgttttatttcatcataGTTGAGAcattaatgaatgaattagctcgatcactgcctgacccagttagctatAGGGCTACCGTGCATCGTTTATTTAACGGATTAAGAACATGTAGAGGATGAACGGGTTGTGAGTGTACAGGTGGCCTTGCTAATGTGGTCCTCTGTCTCCATGTAACAGAGTtacaaatgtactttttaaaaattattatttctaatTAATTTTATATTGAGAGTTTGTGAATTTTATccttttcagttatttttatttcttgtgttttgcctGCGGGGATCGCCTTTCTGTGCTCTGCCTTATTTGTGTCTCCTGGGCTTCCGTACTTCGTTCCAGCCCTCGTAGCTTCCCCGCTTCCCCTTTTCCCTCACAGCGTTGTTCCGCGCTGCTGTGGGGCTGGAGTGCAGGGAGGTGATGAGAAGATTTATATGTGTTTTACTCTTCTCGCCCAGAATAAAATATCTCATCGTGAAGCCTTGCCAAATGACTCCAGGAAATTCATTTATACCGCCCGTTACatccactcctgttctgcatgggcctgaaccccctcagccagatcatcacaaagagtggctatggataccGGTTCCAAAGCGGAACAATCATCAGTCATCTCATCTACATGATTTTACATATCGTGTCTGAAAAGAGCTCATTCTATTGCTATTCTAATGCTCTTCAGCTACATTTCCAGGAAGTTTTGgtggatgtttttaaagatcaaACTTCCTCAAACAATCTGAGTTCTAGAGTAGAGCTTAAGTCCCAAATAATGAAcagtattttgtcttttattcagaaaatatgggtttttgtttttataatgtgaCATAAAAATCATTACAGTTGAATTattgttcaaatgaaaacagacatgGCACTGCTCCATGACAGACCTGTAGCTGAAACTGCTGTAAGTGTGACAGAGCTGCTGAGGTCACTGGATCTCCCCAAACCAGTTTGCTCTTTAGGCCTTTTGTTGGCTCATGAGGCAGCGTTTGGCTCCTCACCCCGTTTTGAGTACAGCTGCGGGTTTTTACAGAGGGAAACTAAAGGAATCTCACTGGGCAAGCTCAGTATTCATTCAGTGACGTGGTTTAAGTGGAAAAGAACAGCAACCGCGACTGAAGCTGGTGTTCGGGGTGCAGGATAGGGGGATGTTCCCAAACCACTTCAAGATTGGCTGAAAGCACAAGAGGAATGAATCAAGAGACCACTTCTGCaattgtcttctttttattgCCCGCTGACAAAGATGATGATGTTTtagcctgtgtctgtgttcatttatctgcagcataaccaaaatatctcatgaactagcggatggatttcagtgaaactttcagagagtaatcactggatctacatCTATAAACACaataacccaatttaagatggccatcacagctagtcaacattagcaaacacagaaatggctaacTTAATCAATTTTTCAGATGTTAAGCAAAggtttggtgtggcagtagctgaaagtcatcttcAACAAATACTCCAAATGCTAACAAATCATGCACAATCCCACAATGCTGCATGTGAGTGTGCAAAACTAATACACCCATAACTCCATCCCCTTtaatcataagatgatcttaatctacaactctgacatgaaagatgtAATGTGCATTTCTCTAAGGTAAGCTTGACCTTTAATTATTCCTCAAATAATGCCCATTAAAAATTACATTGAGCCTTAGTTTGAGGAGCTGTCTTTGTGTACAcgttttttgtgatttatgacAAAGCAAATCATCAGTCCTAAAGTTTCTAAATAGGTTTATGATGCCTGAGCTTATAATACTGATACTAGTAATTCCTCCATTATAACTGCAGTGTAGCCTAACATTCACTGTTAGTTGATTAAAAACTGCAGATCAACAAATGACAACATATACacttgaaaaaacatttaaaagaattcAGTACATTGATTCTATTGAATATTTAATTAGAGATTACTCAAAACATCATCTAAATCACAAGATTCACAGAATTTAAGCAGTAACTTAAGACACATAAAGCTGACAGCCATGGCTGTTTAAAACCAGCAGGTCCTGACTTTTGCCCCCAATAATCTTATTTTTCCATCTGAGAGGCCTTTAAATAGGTCACGATCAGAGGTTTGCACCTCATTAAACAGCACTTACATGGGGAAAAACATTCCTCACACCACCGGTGTGAGCTGATCATAGAGAGACAACCAGGGAGGGGTGTACAAGGAAGTGGGATGCTTTTGTGCGTAAGGAAACACACTGATCTACAGTGTTTtaccactgtgtgtgtgtgtgtgtgtgtgtgtgtgtttctgtgtgtgtgattttcagGCACTGGAAGCCCAGAATGCCTAAACAGGACCAATATTGAGAGATAAAAGCATCCCCCTTCAGTGTGTCAGATATCAGGCATGTGTTCGTTTTACATGATTGATGTTGTTGATGGCATACTTGCTCTATGTCTGTTGTTttgtgctacatttagcttttagttacaatTCTATAACTTTTAGCaattgttttgctactttcagcaacacttttagctatggttttgctaattttaactcttagctactatgctgcttcttttagctacctGTATGCTCCTGTTATAGCCTTTATCttacattttgctacttttagcttttagttgccTTTTTGCTAATTGcaaattttagctactgttttgcaaattttaacatttaactacAGTTCAGCTCACTTCAGGTTTCAGAAACTGTTCTGCGAATTTTAGCTAAGTTCTACAGTTTTAGCTCCTTCACCAagtttcagtaaagtcattAAGCACTCAAGTTAGTTATCAGCTATAACTTTAGTGGCAGATTGCTCAAACAGTCAACAGATTATTTTGCAACTAATAAAATCTGTAGTTTAAGTCCTATTATGTGGTTCAAACCCATCTCCAAACAGGACAACAGGAGCTGAATgctggttaaaaacaacccatcCATGATAGGACACAGAACAGCAACAAGCAggtaaacaatgtttttaaacaagaatgTGCACTACTACAAAAGGTAACGTTGTTGAACTCATTTAAGTGTAAATGTATCACTGTCAGACAAAGCATCGGGGACATAAGTTCATTTCTCATACTTACCGGTTTGACACCTGAAGTTAACTCTTAAAGCAACACTTCACTTTTGCTTGTAGTGACACATTTTTGTATAaacttgggggggggggacctaCTAAAGGAAGTGACTGGGGAGTTTCAGACGAACAGAAACATGCGAACtgtgatataaaaaaacaactctttacAGGCCGAGGCAGGTTGCGTGGCCGCTCCCAGGTAGAACAACATACCtggcagcagctagctgaaATGTAAGTTGTTAGCTTCCACAGCCCAACAATATACTCACCCTGGCTCTCACAAGAGGAGCTCTGGTAGTTTAGTCCTCCCAAATAACATGAATGGAAAGTGCTGTTGTGGCAATCCTTCGTCAAAGTAGTTTGACCAAATATAAGACGGGACGTCGCTGGCAAACTGTGGTGATTTGACTTAACGCCACCAAAGTCAGTCACGGGTTAGCCGGGCTAACATTCACCGTCAGTTTACCCGCTCGGTTAGCCGCTTAGCACAGAGCTGTTTACTTTCCAGCTGTCAGTGTCAACGCGATCTGCAAACGCGCTCCCATAAGAAAACTCTGTTAGTGCGCGAAGAGTGCCAAAGGAACCTCCGAACACGTCGAAGTGTCacttttgaacagttttaggCGGCTAGAGTAAACTTTCCCCACAGTCCCGAGTTGCAAACAGACCCATATTCCCCGCTGACAGTCTTATTATCGCTCCCTCCTCGGAAACCAGGAAACAGCCCAACTGCTCAAAATGGAGGAATTCGGCGCTGCGTTAAAGGACCACCGGAAATTACAGCTTTCACCCGATGACAACAGACTGTATCTTAAATTCACTTTAACCGTTAAAGTGAATTTAAGATACAGTCTGTTAATCCATCTTGGTCCAAGATAAATCAACACTTTTTGACCCCCTGTGGTGCAGGTTGCAGTTTTGGAACATAATCATAACGGGGAATTTCTGGCAGCTTTaattggaaaatgttttatttacaggtgtttTTGACTATTTGCAAAgaacatttgtttgtctgtaaggcCAAAAAGGGTTGATAATCAACTAATTAGATTTTTCACAATATTAAACTTTTCAGAGTCTgttaagttctttttttaaactattttacaCGAGGTAGTGAAGGTGCTTGTAATTATCGAAATCTAATATCTTCGTCACGACTTAATTTATAAAATACGTATCTAATGAAATCCAAACAGTTCTTCCATAATTTTAGCGTTTtgagcaatgacttatatggatagacatgacatcacgtgactttggatgagctaaaaacgtcGCCATCTTACGATAGTAATACAGCTCCGCTTTTGTGCTTATCTatacaggaatgccttctttttatgctgcatttttctgcacaaatcttcacggaaaatgtctggacggcgttacatttaatcggtaagtgtttttcttttaataacaaggctgtttaacaaggagattagtgcctgagtctaactttactgcagaagacgaNNNNNNNNNNNNNNNNNNNNNNNNNNNNNNNNNNNNNNNNNNNNNNNNNNNNNNNNNNNNNNNNNNNNNNNNNNNNNNNNNNNNNNNNNNNNNNNNNNNNNNNNNNNNNNNNNNNNNNNNNNNNNNNNNNNNNNNNNNNNNNNNNNNNNNNNNNNNNNNNNNNNNNNNNNNNNNNNNNNNNNNNNNNNNNNNNNNNNNNNNNNNNNNNNNNNNNNNNNNNNNNNNNNNNNNNNNNNNNNNNNNNNNNNNNNNNNNNNNNNNNNNNNNNNNNNNNNNNNNNNNNNNNNNNNNNNNNNNNNNNNNNNNNNNNNNNNNNNNNNNNNNNNNNNNNNNNNNNNNNNNNNNNNNNNNNNNNNNNNNNNNNNNNNNNNNNNNNNNNNNNNNNNNNNNNNNNNNNNNNNNNNNNNNNNNNNNNNNNNNNNNNNNNNNNNNNNNNNNNNNNNNNNNNNNNNNNNNNNNNNNNNNNNNNNNNNNNNNNNNNNNNNNNNNNNNNNNNNNNNNNNNNNNNNNNNNNNNNNNNNNNNNNNNNNNNNNNNNNNNNNNNNNNNNNNNNNNNNNNNNNNNNNNNNNNNNNNNNNNNNNNNNNNNNNNNNNNNNNNNNNNNNNNNNNNNNNNNNNNNNNNNNNNNNNNNNNNNNNNNNNNNNNNNNNNNNNNNNNNNNNNNNNNNNNNNNNNNNNNNNNNNNNNNNNNNNNNNNNNNNNNNNNNNNNNNNNNNNNNNNNNNNNNNNNNNNNNNNNNNNNNNNNNNNNNNNNNNNNNNNNNNNNNNNNNNNNNNNNNNNNNNNNNNNNNNNNNNNNNNNNNNNNNNNNNNNNNNNNNNNNNNNNNNNNNNNNNNNNNNNNNNNNNNNNNNNNNNNNNNNNNNNNNNNNNNNNNNNNNNNNNNNNNNNNNNNNNNNNNNNNNNNNNNNNNNNNNNNNNNNNNNNNNNNNNNNNNNNNNNNNNNNNNNNNNNNNNNNNNNNNNNNNNNNNNNNNNNNNNNNNNNNNNNNNNNNNNNNNNNNNNNNNNNNNNNNNNNNNNNNNNNNNNNNNNNNNNNNNNNNNNNNNNNNNNNNNNNNNNNNNNNNNNNNNNNNNNNNNNNNNNNNNNNNNNNNNNNNNNNNNNNNNNNNNNNNNNNNNNNNNNNNNNNNNNNNNNNNNNNNNNNNNNNNNNNNNNNNNNNNNNNNNNNNNNNNNNNNNNNNNNNNNNNNNNNNNNNNNNNNNNNNNNNNNNNNNNNNNNNNNNNNNNNNNNNNNNNNNNNNNNNNNNNNNNNNNNNNNNNNNNNNNNNNNNNNNNNNNNNNNNNNNNNNNNNNNNNNNNNNNNNNNNNNNNNNNNNNNNNNNNNNNNNNNNNNNNNNNNNNNNNNNNNNNNNNNNNNNNNNNNNNNNNNNNNNNNNNNNNNNNNNNNNNNNNNNNNNNNNNNNNNNNNNNNNNNNNNNNNNNNNNNNNNNNNNNNNNNNNNNNNNNNNNNNNNNNNNNNNNNNNNNNNNNNNNNNNNNNNNNNNNNNNNNNNNNNNNNNNNNNNNNNNNNNNNNNNNNNNNNNNNNNNNNNNNNNNNNNNNNNNNNNNNNNNNNNNNNNNNNNNNNNNNNNNNNNNNNNNNNNNNNNNNNNNNNNNNNNNNNNNNNNNNNNNNNNNNNNNNNNNNNNNNNNNNNNNNNNNNNNNNNNNNNNNtttttttctgtattgcttataccattgctgatttgactaccattgtgattgtaaataaataggTCTGGATTtgcgtttcttttaaattcatggttgctattatttaaattacaataactgagtatttgtgacattgtatgataaagtacatgcactattgggcttatcttacccactaaaaaaattatttcgttagtcctcagcattgtttatatagccctgcaCCTTTAAGTAaactgtagcaagatggcgctGCTTTCGCTGcatctcggcccgagcctttaaagcggcgtgtcatgtctatccatataagtcattggttttGAGTCGTAAATACGCAGTTTGCCTCGGTTCCTTATTGCTCATTGGCTGGCCGAGTGACGCATGCGCGGCAAGGGAACGTTTACTTCCTATCAAGATGGCGCTGACCAGAGGGGTTACGGGTGTGTGGAGGACATGTAGCGGGGTGTTAGCCCGGTACCCTCTCCACTCCTCTGGTTCCGTCCGAGCACAGGGCTCTGTTAGCGGGGAGCTGCTACCTCGAACCTCGCTGTCCAGTCCTCCGTGGGCGGAGGAGTCGAACCCCGTGTCGCCGGAGGAGGAGCGGCGCCGACATGCCGCGGTGGTGAGCACCGTGCAGCAGCGGATCCAGAGGCGGGACTTCGGGCGCCTGTTTGCAGTGGTGCACTTCGCGGGCCGCCAGTGGAAGGTCACCGACGAGGACTTGATCCTAATCGAGAATCACATCGAAGCGGAGTGCGGGGATCGGATCCGGATGGAGAAAGTGCTGCTGGTCGGGGCGGAGGACTTCACCCTGGTCGGTAGGCCTCTGTTGGGGAAGGAGCTGGTCAGGGTTGAAGCCATCGTCATCGAGAAAACCGAATCGTGGCCCAAAATCCACATGCGGTTCTGGAGAAGACACCGGTTCCAGCGCAAGAAAATCATCATTCAGCCGCAGACGCTGCTGAGGATCATCACCGTCCAGCTGTCCCCCAGACTCAGCTGATAGGACCGAACCACCAGAACCTGCCAGCAGGCTCACCTCATTACAGACTGGTTCTGAGCTGCTTCAGAGCACAAATGtccttcatttattttgtcactgAGTTTACtcttgtaaataaactcacttaatGCAGAGATGTATATCTGGTATAttaaacacttgtttttattctggtatatttttttatcaagcaAAAAGATAAACTTGTTTCAGGATTTCTGACATCTGTCGGCCTTTTCACCATTATGTTCTAATCTACAGACTTTCTATCGCCCACTGGTGAAGGTGGAGGGATCatgtttttacccatgtttgtaaatctcataaaaaactaaactgatttcagtgaaactctctgaaagtaattacGTTTACATGAACAACTGGTTAATTCTAGGGGtcaacctgactcaagatggctgccacagcttatccCATATACAACTGACTATAACTCGGGTAATTTcagagatattgtgctaacatcTAGtgtagtggtagctgagactgatcctcaacagTGACACAATAGTGTCATCTCATCTCATAAATTATTGCAGATTGAGAACATGCTAAATTTAATTCTCaatgtttaaccaaaatggctatactgtcatttctcataagatgatcttggattaaaacaaaatacagtcagcaataaataaaaggttgtgGCTGGAGTGTTTTAATTAAACGCcacttttgagttttaaaaaaacaactgacatGGTGTTTGAACTACAAGACAGAAGGAACAAATAATTAGAAAATCAGTTCTTTTTAGAGTCAAATTATAGATTAATGGTTAAAATATTGTAAACatgatttaactttattctaAATGATTCACAAAGACAACATgcaaaatatcagttttatttcaaaagctgATTGAATAAtctagaaaagaaaacaactgctCCCAGGATTTGTCTGAAGGCACTGTCGAACATTTCTGCTCAGTGGTAACAGGTTTTATGAGTGAAATGCAGCCGCGGAGAGGCTTCAGAATTAGTAGGTTGTCCAACTGGCAGAAACACAAGGTGCTGACATGTCAGGAACAGGTTACTGGTTGGAGGTTGTAAACAATGTCCTACATGGCAGAAAACTGGTGCTAAAACTCATCAgttttgaggaaaaataaaggaaattgaggtcctgtttttttttgttaaatcataCATCAAGCTGCTCAAAAACACTTGCTAATTAAGTTTAAAGACTTTAAGCCACACAGATCTTGGTGCTGGTACGTTAAGACAAGTGGTGTCATTCATTCACAGGTTGAGGCGTCAGCAACGTTACTGATCGCAGCTTTTTcagattcacaaaaaaaaacaaaaaaaaaaacaacttatttcaGACCAGTATCTAACCGTTAGGGTGCTGTTAACATCAACTTTCTTTTCCAAAACCTTCAGAcctgtctattttttttttaacaactaaaCGGGAAACAAATCAACATTTGCCTTACTGTCAGCAATCTAACACCATCTTTCACATTTAGCTCATTTGAAGCCCAATACAGCCACTTATCTGATGCCCAAAGTTTCCCATCAAAGttgaattttaaattgaaaacatGCTGTGCATAACACTTGATTTGACCTCTTATGGTGCTTTCAAACAGGACCAATGCACAGCTGGCAGAAGAGAAAGGACGATTATAACAGGGGGTTTGTGGGTGGAGTGTTGTATGACATCTTTATCCTGACTCGGTGTCACGTGAAAGTACAGAGGCAGGGCTGAAGTCGATTCATCTCAGAGTTAACAAGtagacacagagctgatgtgtGAAGCGGTGAGCAGCAGACTCATCTAACCAGTTTCCTCTGGTTGGCATGTGTGAATTACCAAAGTTGTCAAAAGGAAATAGGTTCACAAGGTCGTTTTTCCACAGAGTAGACAACTGATGTGATTAACGGGACTACAGAAGACTTCAGCAAGAGTCACCTCCCATTCTTGACTTTAAAACCCAAAATCAGGCTGTTAGCTACACTTCAGTGTATTTCATTGTCTCCACAGGAAGCAAAGTAATGCAGCACTGCCTCATCTAACAAGGTGGTGCCCACTTCCAAAACACTTTGAAACATCACTGGTGAATTAAGCGATCCAACAAAGTCTGTACttcagaaattttaaaacaaactgcttaAGTTTTTATGTTCAATT of the Kryptolebias marmoratus isolate JLee-2015 linkage group LG3, ASM164957v2, whole genome shotgun sequence genome contains:
- the mrpl21 gene encoding 39S ribosomal protein L21, mitochondrial, whose amino-acid sequence is MCTTTKARWRCFRCISARAFKAACHVYPYKSLVLSRKYAVCLGSLLLIGWPSDACAARERLLPIKMALTRGVTGVWRTCSGVLARYPLHSSGSVRAQGSVSGELLPRTSLSSPPWAEESNPVSPEEERRRHAAVVSTVQQRIQRRDFGRLFAVVHFAGRQWKVTDEDLILIENHIEAECGDRIRMEKVLLVGAEDFTLVGRPLLGKELVRVEAIVIEKTESWPKIHMRFWRRHRFQRKKIIIQPQTLLRIITVQLSPRLS